GGCGGCATCGGCGGCGGCGGTTTGGGCGGCCGTGCGCGCGGCGGCGGTGGATTTTGCGAGCGCGGTCGCGTCGGCTAGTCTCTTTTCCACGATGGATTTGGCCGCTTCAGCGCTGGTTCGCTGGACGGCGGCCGTTTGCGCGGCAGCACGACCCGCATCGCGGCGTGCATCGGCCAGGCGGCTTTCTTCTCGCGCTTTGCGGACGGCCTCGGCTGCGTCGGACTGTGCTTTCAGCGCCGCGGTATAGTCCGCACTCTTGGCGTCGACAGTCTTAGCATCGGCGCCCTTAGCGTCAATCACGGCCTTGCCGGCCTTGGCCTGAGCGGCTTCGGCGGCTTGCAGCTTTGCGGCAGCGTCTGCCGACCCCTTTTCCAGCGGAGCGAGCGCGTCGGCGGCCGCTTGAACGCGCTCATCCAGTTCATGGAGCGTGCGATCGGCCGCGGCAATGGATTCGAGCGAATGCCGCACGGCCGTGTCGGAATCGGCGGCCGCTTTTTCGGCAGCGTGCTTCGCATCATCGGCGCGATGGGCCGCGGTCGCCAACTCGCCAACAGCCTTTTCGAGCGATTTCAATCGCGAGCTCGCCGCGTCGGCGGCTTCGGGATTGTTGCGGCAATTCACGCTTGCGTAGACCCGTAGCGGGAGCGAATACTTGCCCGGCGGCAACTGGCTATTGAAGTTCATTTGCAGCGTGCCGTCGCTTGCGTCTGCCGGAATGTCGAGTTCTTGAACATTCATTCCGCGACACGCGCCGGCCAGCCGGCATTTCAATCGGCCTTTGGCATTTTCGCCGCGAACAACCTTCACCGGCACCTTCAGATTGACGCCGGGCGCCGCTTCGAGCGGCTTATTGCCGGCGAGGTCGATTCTGATTTGTGGCATCGAATTGCCGCTGGTCGCCAGCAGAAACTGCGGCGCCAAGCGAAATTGGACCGTCTCCTGATTCGCCTGCTGAACGGGCCACAGACTCGCGGCGACGCGGACATCGTGTGCCACTTCGAGCTGGCCGATCCGAGCCTTGGCGACAACACGAATGGGGCCGTTCCAATCGGTGAGCTTCGGCCCGGCTTGATCCGCCGCCGCGAACACCAGCGAAGCAACGTCGGCGCCGGGGCCGATCGTCGCGCCGGGACATGTGATCCCCGGCGGCAGCCCTTCGACCGACACCTGGATCTCGCCCGAAAAGCCGTCTTTGCGCTGTGCCATCACGGTCGCAGCCGTCGACCGGCCTCTATGAACAACCGGGCTCCAAAGCGCCATCCGCTCATTGTTGTCGGAGTCACCGGGCGATTCTTCGGAGATCAAGACGCGAAAATCGGGCATCGGACGGTGGATCGCCAGACGATAGACATATTCGGGCCGGCCGCGCGATTCGCCATAAAGATCGCGCACGAGCACTCGATAGGTGCCGTCTTGCGGGGCCTCGAAATGCACGATGGGATCGTCGAGTTCAAGCTTGAGAAACGAGACGTGCCCCTCATGCCGCCGATCGGGCGCCGGATCGTCCGACTCGGCCACGTCGACCATTTCTTCATGTCCATTGGCCGCACGATTGACCCGCTGAACGAGCAGATAGGGATCGGTCGAAAGGCCCATCTGTTGCGAAAAGACTTCGATGGTCCAGGCGTCGCCCTTTTTTGCTTCGAATTGAAACCAATCCTGATCGCCGCGCGGATTGAATTGCCCGGCGACTTCGCAAGGGAGCGAAAGCTTCTGGGCCTCGGCAGGCGTGTTGTTCGGCTCCTGCTCGAGCACAACCGGTGCGGTGGCGAAGTAGATATTGATTGGGTTGGACTCGCCGCCAGGCGTTTGCAGCCGATACGCAAATGCATCGAGCGCGAATTGCGTCGTCTCGGCGAACGCATCGCCGCCGAAATGTTGTACGGCAGCGGGATTTGCTGGAAGCTGGATTTCAACATCCAGACGTTCCAGCGGAGTGCCGGAGGCGGTTCGCTCGGAGGTGGCGGTGCCGCCGGGCAGATTTCGACCGAAGAGCGTGTATTTCGCTTTACTTCCCCCCACGCCGGACGGCGGCATGATGAAATCCAATCGCGGCGCGCTGGAAATCGTCAGGCGGTAGAAATAGTCGGGACCACCCTTGTAAAGAAAATCGTATAGCTTGACGACGTAGGTGCCGTCGGCCGGGGCGACAAAATCCATGAAAGGATCGCGATGGAATCGCTCTTTCGCCCGCGCCAATTCGTGGCCTGCCGCATCGTAGAGCACCAAGCGCGGATCGAGCCGTGAATCGATTTGTCTGGCGGCAGTTTCCAACAACAGGCGCTGGCCTTTTTTGGCCGAGAACTTGAAATAGTCGGCGCGCTCCGAACCCATTACCGCGCTGACGGTCGATTCGAGCGGCAATTCGCGGGCGGCAGAGAGCTTTTCGGGCGGATCGCGATCGACGACTTCGCCGAGCGAGCCGACGGCAAACGTGCGCGGATTGGAGATTCCGGCCGGACCCGAAGTGCGAACCTCGTAAAGCCCCGGCGGCACGGTGCCGGAAATCGTCACCATAAACCGATTCAGAACCGGCCGCGAAACATTGTCGACCGGCGAAGCGATCATTTTAGGCGTCCCTGACAAACCCGGATGCGAAAACACGAGCGACGTGGCGTCGTCGATATTCGTGCCTTCGGTTGCGACTTCGACGGTCGACGCTTGCTTGCCGCCGGGCGGGAAGACGGCCGTCAACTGCGCTCCGAGCATCGGATTGTCGCCCCGTGCGCTCGAGCCGGCGCAAAGCAATCCGATCATCACGGATGCGAATCCCAGGAACCGGCCGGCGAACGTGCGTAGCGCTGGGTGGTGCATGGCAAGGGGATACGGCGGAAGGGTGCGAATTGAAATCCAATCCGAAACCAAAGCGAATGCGTAGGCCGCCATGCCGGTGCAGCTTCGGTCGACAATCAACTTATCGAGATCGCAGCAATCTCACAAAACCGTCGGAAGAAAAACGCTGGGCGGATGAAGGGCGGGCCGGAATGTCGAGGGACGGGACGGCGATCGACGGAGGTAGGATAATACGAATCGCGAGTGGTTAGAACACCAAAATTGGCGGGAGCTAGCGGAGAAAGTTGTGAGGCTTGAGGTTGTGAGGCTTGAGGTGTGAGGTTGTGAGGCTTGAGCTTAAACCACCACAATCGCCGATCGCGAGCAAGGAGCCATCAGAAACAAAGAAACGGTTGCCGCCGCCCTCCATCATATTCGCGACGGTTGAAAAAAGTCGCGCAAACGGCGGCTGCTTTACGCGGGGAGCTAATGGTTGAACAAGAATTCCTTCGTATTGATCAGCGCCCACAGAATGTCTTCATAGGCGGCGCGATCGTTTTTCGTTTGTGCGATGTGATGCAGCGAAACTTCTGTTTCGTCGGCGGCCGGATGACGCGAGTAGAACTCGAGATAAAGCTGATCGATTTTTTCCGCCGAAGTGTGCTTCTTGTCCTCGGCCAGCGTGGCCGCGCGGCCGATGCCGGCCGCCACCTTCTGCTGCACGTCGACCGAATTCAGCAAATGCAGGCTCTGGGCCAGATTCGCATCGTTGCTCCGCTCGCACTCGCACGGGCTGGACCCTTCCGGGCGGCCAAACACCGTAAGGAAATACGAATTGAATCCACTGTCGGGCAATTCGATGGCCCGGGTGCCCATCGGCATGCCGTTGAATTTCGTCGGCGCGCCGGTCACTTGGTCGACCGCGTCGAGCAACACCTCGGCCGTAAGCCGCTTCGGATAATAATGCGAATAACTTTGGTGATCGCCGGCGTTGTATCGGTTTGGCACCGCCGAAAGTTGATACACCTGCGAATTGCAGATCGTGCGGACGAGATCTTTAAGATCGTGGTGGTTGACGGCGAAATGCTCGGCCAGCGCCGCAAGCAATTCGGGATTCGAAGCCGGATTGGTGGCCCGCATGTCGTCTTCCGGTTCGACCAGCCCGCGGCCGAAGAAATGTTTCCAATAGCGATTCGCCAATGCGGGGGCGAAGTACGGATTTTTGGCATCGACCATCCAATCCACGAGCGACTGTCGTGGATCATCGTCGGGCGAAAGTACGACAGGCTTTCCGCCAAGCGGCGCCGGTGGCACCTGCTCGTGGGTCCGAATATTCTCGGCCGTTGCCATGCCGCGGCGATGATAGATGCGGAATTCGCTTTGCTGCAGGCCTTGCTTCTTGCCGACGCGCGAGAAAAACGCGTCGAATCCAAAATAATCCTGCTGGCTCCAGCGCTCGAACGGATGGTGATGACAATGGGCACATTGAATCCGCATGCCAAGAAACAATTGCGCCGTATCTTCCATTTCCTGCGCTGGTTCGGCCGCTTCGCGATACCAAGCCACCGGCGGATTCTCGCTCACTTCGCCAGACGCCGTCAAAATGTCGCGAACAAATTGATCGTAGGGCTTATTTTCGTAAAGCGATTGGCGAATCCAATCGTGAAACAGAAAATCGCCATGCTCGTAACTCGGCATCACGCGCTTGTTGCGCAACACGGCAGTCCACTTCGTCGCGAAATAATCGGCGTAGCCATCGCTGGCCAATAACTCATCGATCCAATGGGCCCGCTTGTTCGAGTCAGCATCCGTCAGAAAGCGCGCGGTTTCTTCCGCGGTCGGCAGCCGGCCGGCGATGTCGATCGACGCGCGGCGGACGAATGTCGCATCGTCGCAAACCGGCGAGGGGGGAATTCCCAGCGTTTTCAACTGCTTGAACACGGCCTCGTCGATAAAATTTTTCGCCGCGGGCATCTGATCCATCGGAGCGCCCAATGGTAAAGCAGCCCGAAACACGGCCACCTGGCCTTGATAGCGGGCCATGATCGCCACGGTGCCCGGCAGATCGCGAGCGGTAACCAGACCGGTCGAGCTGACCTCGGCCATTTCCGTGTCGTTCGGTTCGAATTTCGTCATCAGCGTGACATCTTCGACCGATCCGTCGGAATAATGGGCGAGGCAAATCAATTGCTGCTTTGCGCCGGGCTTGAGCGTGCGAATCGCCGGCACGACTTCGATCTTCGACACCACCGGATCGTCGGGCTTGCCGTAGGGCATCCCTTGCACGATCCACCGCCGCAAAAGCTTGTAGGGAACCGAATCGACCTCCATCCGCTGCCCACCGCCGTGCGGGATCAGACCAGCGGCCTTCTGCAGCAGCAAGCTGCTATCCGGCGCGGCGGGCGACAGCCGGCGACCGCGGCCTTCCATCACGAGATGCTCATAATCTTCGCTCGGCACGAAACCCAATAGCGAAAGCCGAAAGCCATTCTGCCCGCTCGCCTTACCGTGGCAACCGCCGGCGTTGCAGCCCAGCTTGGTGAAAATCGGGACGATCTGATTCGGGAAATTCACCGGCGGGTCGTCGGTGAAATGCGTGACCACAACGGTGATCATCGCTTTGTGGCCCGCGGCGGCTTCCGCGACAATCAGGGATTTTCCATCGGCCAGCGGCCAAACCAAGCCGGTTTGGTCGATGCGAACGATTCCGGTGGGTTCGACCGTGTATCGCACTTGCCGTGTCAGATCGCGTAGTTCGCCATCACCGAGTTTTTCGGTGACGATCAGTTGTTGGCGCGAATCGCGGCCGGCGAGGGTGAAGCTGCTAGCATCCTTGCCGCCGGATACGATTGTGAGACCAGCAAGAGTCGAAGACGCAACGGCGGGCTTGGCGGCTGAAGTGACGGGGGCGGTGGCGGAAGAGGCGATCTTCGCTCCAACGAACTTTACCGTCGGTTGTTCGGCTTGTCCGTCGCGCAGAGCCAGACCGCTGAGCAATCCGACGATCAAACCGATTCCCGCGGCCGAAAACGTCATGCTTTGGCGCATGGCAACTCCCTTCGTGCTAAAGAGCAGCCTGGGCCCCCGCCCAAACCCAGATGGTGTTTCGCTCATTGCTTCCCTGCAATCCCTTTCAATATGCCTATAGTGGCGCAGGAAAGCAATAATTTGTCAAGACGCATTTAGATGCGTTTATGCGTCTGGCGAGAATTCATGGTTGGCTACTATTCGGGTCGGATTTGCGATGGGGGAGCGGCGAAGCATGGCCCCAAAGGCGTGCGGCGAGATTAGAATGAGGCGATACCTGCGGTCATGTTTTGGCCTAAACTTGTCGGGAATGCCCTTTCGTTCGCCCCAAAAGAGCAACACAATGAAATTGGCCATGGTCCGCGTTTTCGACCAATTGCT
The window above is part of the Pirellulales bacterium genome. Proteins encoded here:
- a CDS encoding DUF1549 domain-containing protein, with protein sequence MRQSMTFSAAGIGLIVGLLSGLALRDGQAEQPTVKFVGAKIASSATAPVTSAAKPAVASSTLAGLTIVSGGKDASSFTLAGRDSRQQLIVTEKLGDGELRDLTRQVRYTVEPTGIVRIDQTGLVWPLADGKSLIVAEAAAGHKAMITVVVTHFTDDPPVNFPNQIVPIFTKLGCNAGGCHGKASGQNGFRLSLLGFVPSEDYEHLVMEGRGRRLSPAAPDSSLLLQKAAGLIPHGGGQRMEVDSVPYKLLRRWIVQGMPYGKPDDPVVSKIEVVPAIRTLKPGAKQQLICLAHYSDGSVEDVTLMTKFEPNDTEMAEVSSTGLVTARDLPGTVAIMARYQGQVAVFRAALPLGAPMDQMPAAKNFIDEAVFKQLKTLGIPPSPVCDDATFVRRASIDIAGRLPTAEETARFLTDADSNKRAHWIDELLASDGYADYFATKWTAVLRNKRVMPSYEHGDFLFHDWIRQSLYENKPYDQFVRDILTASGEVSENPPVAWYREAAEPAQEMEDTAQLFLGMRIQCAHCHHHPFERWSQQDYFGFDAFFSRVGKKQGLQQSEFRIYHRRGMATAENIRTHEQVPPAPLGGKPVVLSPDDDPRQSLVDWMVDAKNPYFAPALANRYWKHFFGRGLVEPEDDMRATNPASNPELLAALAEHFAVNHHDLKDLVRTICNSQVYQLSAVPNRYNAGDHQSYSHYYPKRLTAEVLLDAVDQVTGAPTKFNGMPMGTRAIELPDSGFNSYFLTVFGRPEGSSPCECERSNDANLAQSLHLLNSVDVQQKVAAGIGRAATLAEDKKHTSAEKIDQLYLEFYSRHPAADETEVSLHHIAQTKNDRAAYEDILWALINTKEFLFNH